The DNA segment CCATCAGAGTTTcttcagaattaaaaaaaaagagtaatagtatataatgttttcattttacCTAGTAGAAAAATAACTGTAAAGTTTGATCTTCATCTCTTCTGAATGCATTTCATATTTATGTCTACAGCATGAAAATAGTTATATTTCATATCCATTAGATTATATCTTCCATAGAATGGAAGTCAGTTGACCTCAAAATTTCAAGTTAacaaactgagaaaaaaaattaagttgggGAATTAAACACAATATTTTAATTGCATCTAAGAAACTTATTTTGGGAAATTATGAGGATGATCAAGTCAAATAAATTATAAACTGGACTCCCAGATTTGAACCCCCAACCTTAGAACCATTCGTCCGTCTACCGTTCGGCTCATATAATATTAAATGTCATATAATTTCCTTTATTGATGCTAAGCATGCTGTGTGTTATGCTTTATAGGATTTCGGCCATTGCAGCCATGTTGATGTATGATTACCCCCTGAAGACAGACATGGAGACGGTAagccacatgtgtgtgtgtgtgtgcgtgtctcatGCCTGAGCATGTTTTGATGCCATGTAGTCAGCACATAGCGACCCGCACTCATGCTACGTGTCGAGACAGCCCAGTTCCCACATTCCGACTCTTCCTGGACAAACAGTACGCTGCAGTACAGTGGCCATTTGCATACAATGGCCGCGCACGCCGTCATTCAGGAGGCTAATCAACACCGGTTCTGACAGACATTCCCAAGCAAAGCTGTGCTGACATTTCTTGGCGGCCTGTAGTTGTTTGGGAGGTAGAAGCTTGTTTTCGCCGGCATGAGCGGAAATGTTCATCTTTGCTCCTTTGTCCCCTTTCCCTTCTCCTGCATCCTCTCCTCTTTTCTTTCACAGTCATTCTACTCATCGCTAGTGAAAACGCCGGAGCCGTACGGCGTCATCTTCTCCCATCCGGCCCACCTCTACCACCACAGCCACATGCAGGCCCTGGCTCAGTCTCACGCCGCCAGCAACCCATCGCATGCTCAGCTGGAGCCTGTTGATCTGTCCGTGAGCAAGCGCTCGTCCTCCTCCGCCACCTCCATCTCGTCCTCCCCTCACTGCTCGTCCGCCTCTTCGCCGGCCTCCTCACGAAGCACCCCGCCGTCCCCTTTCAGCACTGCCAGCCGCGTTTCCCCGCGCTGCTCCCCCCAATTGACCCAGCGGCACCCCTCGCCGTCCCACAATCTCCCGCCGCACGCCACCTCGCTGTCCTACCCCAGCATGGTGGCTCCTATGATGGGCGCGGGCTCGGGCGTCATCCAGAGCTCGGGGGTCATGGTGTCTCCAGTCATGGTGCCTTTGTCTGTCCTGTACCCCTCCCCTCTCCACTTGCACCAGCCTATAATGGTGAGCCCACCTCTTACGACAGACGAGGACCATCATCACCGTCATCGTCATCACCATCGGAGCAGAGAGCA comes from the Syngnathus scovelli strain Florida chromosome 5, RoL_Ssco_1.2, whole genome shotgun sequence genome and includes:
- the klf3 gene encoding Krueppel-like factor 3, with product MLMYDYPLKTDMETSFYSSLVKTPEPYGVIFSHPAHLYHHSHMQALAQSHAASNPSHAQLEPVDLSVSKRSSSSATSISSSPHCSSASSPASSRSTPPSPFSTASRVSPRCSPQLTQRHPSPSHNLPPHATSLSYPSMVAPMMGAGSGVIQSSGVMVSPVMVPLSVLYPSPLHLHQPIMVSPPLTTDEDHHHRHRHHHRSREHKTVQSTKSLDGRGDAHDLIKLIKTEPRSELIHEHHSSHDMKSSVIRIPHGFEGNNPSVIVHSAAQHPLPAESPDSLKKRRIHRCDFSGCNKVYTKSSHLKAHRRTHTGEKPYKCMWEGCTWKFARSDELTRHFRKHTGVKPFQCPDCERSFSRSDHLALHKKRHLLV